From the genome of Pantoea alfalfae, one region includes:
- the pqqA gene encoding pyrroloquinoline quinone precursor peptide PqqA produces the protein MWKKPTFVDMRLGLEVTLYISNR, from the coding sequence ATGTGGAAAAAACCAACTTTCGTTGATATGCGTCTCGGTCTGGAAGTGACTCTTTACATCTCCAACCGTTAA